The following nucleotide sequence is from Psychroserpens sp. Hel_I_66.
GTGCATTAGATCCAGTTTGTGGTCTTTTTTGAATTTACGGTCTAATTGCCCTAATTCCTGCACACCTATCAAATAGATGATTGCATCCAAATCTAATGGATCTCCATCTGCAAATCGTGCAGATAGTTTTTCTACTACTAAATCCCAACGTTGTTTTAATTGTTCGTCTCTTGCCATGTATCTCTTTTCTTGTTTGGACTTTGCTTATTAAAAACTCCAGCAACAATCTTTTTAATTAAGGCTACAAAGTTACTAAACTATAAGGTCTACAAATGCGTTATTATTTTAAAATGAGAAAAATTATGTACGTTTGTTAAAACTAACTTTCACTATGGCTGTTATTGATATTATTTTGGGTGCTCTTTTACTTTTTGGGCTAGTACGAGGTGTTATGAAAGGGTTTTTTGTTGAAATCGCCTCTTTAGTCGCGCTTGTTGCTGGAGTTTATGGCGCTATACATTTTAGTGATTTTGCTGCGGAATTTTTAGACACTAAACTCAATTGGGATGAGAAATATATCAATATTGTAGCTTTTGCCATTACCTTTGTGATCATTGTTTTGGTCATTGCTCTGGCTGGAAAAGCATTAACAAAACTGGCAAATTTTGCTGCACTCGGTATTTTGAATAAACTTTTGGGTGGCGTTTTTGGTATTTTAAAAATCGGTTTAATATTAAGTGTTCTGCTTATCGTATTTAATAATTTAAATAGTAATATCCCTTTTGCAGATGAGCAGGATCTAGAAGATTCTATTCTGTACAAACCGGTTAAAGGTTTAGCTCCTATGATTTTCCCGAGTATTTTGAATAAAGGTAAAGATGTTGAAGATGAAAATGTTGATGATGAGGATCTTGAAACAAATCAAAACACATAAAATCTCCTATTTTTAATCTAGATGATAAATCTCCATAATGTCTTTTAGATATTTGTCAAAATCTATTTTAAGGTCAATAAGCGTTCCTGTATGAACATCAAAAACCCACCCATGGACTTTTAACTCTCTATCTCTGTATGCTTTTTGAACAGCAGCAGTTTTAATTAAATTAACACATTGCTCTTTGACATTAAGCTCTACAAGTCGGTCATACTTTTTTTCTTCGTCTGTTATTAGGTTAAGTTCATCTCTATGAATACGATATACGTCACGAATATTTCGCAACCAAGGGTTTAAAATACCTAAGTCTGCAGATTGCATTGCTGCTTTTACTCCACCACATGCATAATGCCCACAAACCACCACATGTTTAACTTTTAAATGGTCTACCGCATAATTGACTACAGACATTACATTAAGATCTATACTTATTACCATATTAGCAATATTACGATGCACAAAGACTTCTCCTGGATCTAGACCCATAAGTTCTTCTGCGCTAACACGACTATCACTACAGCCAATATAAAGCAGCTCTGGATTTTGCCCTTTACCTAGTTTTTCAAAATAATCTTGATCTACAGAGAGCTTATCTTGTATAAACTGTTTGTTGTTTTTAAAAACGTGTTCTAAAGTCATGGATTTCTATATTAATCTTGATGTTGAACATTGGTTTTGACCCATTCCATACAACTATTAAAATCTTTAAAAATATGTTCTGTTGGAATTAAATCTGGAATGATATCAATACGCTCCATCATAAATTTTGGTTGTTTTGCTAAATTTACGAACAATACATTTATCTTTTTTTTCTTAAGATCTAAAAGTACGTCTTCCAAAGCATATAAACCCGATTGATCAATATAGTGCATCAAGCCCAAACGAATAACCACAGTTTTTGCAGTATCGGGAATTTGTTTTGAAAGCGCTTGAAAATCAGAAGTATATCCAAAAAATAATGGTCCTTTGACGTGTTTTATAAAAACGTCTTCTTTTAATAATGAAGGAAAGCCAGCCTCGTCTAACCAAACCTCTTCTTTTAGGGGCTTAACATCACTACGTTTTGCTGTTAAATCTCCTATTTTTTTCATAAACATTAGTGAAGCAATGATCAATCCAATCCCAACTGCATAAATTAAATCCCAAAAAGTTGAAAGCAGTAAAACTACCATCATTATTAATACTTCAGAACTTAATTTAACAGGTCCTATTTTTATATCTTTTGGTAAACTTGAAATCGCTTTTAAGCCTTTATAATCCATAACGCCAATACCTACGGTAATTAATATTCCTGCTAAAACTGCAGCTGGAATTTTTGATGCTATTGGACCAAGACCCAGTAATACTATCAATAATATTATGGCTGCTATCATTCCAGAAAGCCTAGTTTTTCCTCCGGAATTTATATTAACTACCGTTCTAATTGTAGCACCTGCGCCAGGTATACCTCCAAAAACAGAAGCAATACTATTACCAATACCTTGACCAACTAATTCTCTACTAGGATTATGTTTGGTTTTGGTCATGTTATCTGCAACAACACTAGTTAAAAGACTATCTATTGCACCTAGAAGTGATAATGTCAAAGCAGTTAGTATATAAGGTGAAATTGCGCTAAAACTAAAAGTGGTAAACATTTCTAATTTAGGAATTGGCAATCCAGATGGTATTTCTTGAATTTTTAAATAGTCAAAACCAAAACCAACTGCAATACCAGACATTACCAATAGTGCTACCAACGTACTTGGTATTTTTGTAGTAATTTTTTTAAACCCAAAAACTATAAAAACAGTTCCTATTGCTAGTGCAAATTCTAACCAGTTAATCTGTTTTATAGCTCTGGGCAATGCCTTTAAAGCACCCAAAGCTCCTGAGGTTTCTTTGACTGCAAGTGTTTTAGATTCTTTTAAAATAATAGCGTCTTCATCTTCTATTTCATTTACCTTTTTGATTGTTTGCTCAAAATCCTCTAAAACTAAAACACCTTCCCCGATTTCTTCGTCTAAGATTTTGTTTAAAACAACTTCTTTTGCTTCTGGCTTAAATTGCTCTACAAAAGCAAGATCTTCTTTAGGGTTATAACCTAATGATGGTAAAATTTGAGTTAATATTATTATTAATCCAATTGCAGTCATAAATCCTGACACTACAGGATATGGGATGTATCTTATATATTTACCTAAGCCTAAAACACCTAAAATAATTTGCATTATTCCTGCTAATAAAAATACAGTTAAAATAGTGGGCAAAGCCTTACTAAGATCGCCATCATTGGTTGCAATTACACCTGCAATAACGACTAAACTTACCGCTGTCATTGGTGCTGTTGGCCCAGAAATTTGTGTTGATGTCCCACCAAAAAGAGCAGCAAAAAATCCAATAAAAATAGCACCATAAAGTCCTGCACTTGGTCCTAAACCTGAAGACACTCCAAAGGCAAGTGCCAATGGCAATGCTACAATACCTGCGGTTATTCCTCCAAAAGCATCACCTTTAAAATTTGAAAAGAATTTTTTCATAAATGTTATATGTTGGTTTTTTAATTAAAAATAAGGTTTTTTATGAAAAATTAAAGTATCTATTTGCCTGTGATCTTCAATTTAACAATAACCAAAACTCACTTTTTCGGTTAAAAAAAAGCATTGTAATTAACAATGCTTTTTTTACTTTTCTTTTTCAAATGTTGTTTGATTTTTATTCAAAAAACTCAACAGCACCTGTATTTATGTCATACATTGCACCAATAATTCTAATTTCATTGTTCTTCTCCATTTCCGAAAGTATAGGACTTTCAGCATGGATTCTATCAATGGTCAATTCTACATTTTTCTTAGACACCTCATCAACAAAATCTAAATTTTTTGAGTTTCTCATACTCTTATCTTTAGGTTCTTCAACAGCGTTTACAGCTGGTGTAATCTTTTCTATAAGCTTAGTGAGATTGCCCATTTTGGCGTCATCACATGCGCCTTTAACAGCACCACAACTGGTATGTCCTAACACTACTATCAATTTTGTACCTGCCAATTTAGATGCAAATTCCATACTTCCTAAGATATCTTCGTTAACAAAGTTTCCTGCTATACGTACACTAAAAATATCGCCTAATCCTTGATCAAAAACCAACTCTGCCGATACACGGGAATCTATACAACTTAAAATAGTAGCAAACGGAAATTGACCATCACTTGTGTCGTTAACTTGCTCTAATAAGTTTCTATTTGCCTTAAGATTTTGTTGGAATCTTTGATTTCCCTCTTTTAAAAACTGCACAGCCTTTTCTGGTGTCATTGTTGCCTGTGTTTCTCTTGTATGTGCTTTCATGTCTTTTTATGTTTAATGTTTTTAAATAAATTATTTTATTTTAGGATTTTTTCTCCAATTTAAAAAATTCTATAAAACTTTCAGGATTCTCTACAATTCCACGATCTGAAATTATTTTTATATCAATATTTCTTTCTTTGGCTTTAAAAGCAAAATCGTCGAGAATTTCGATAATATCATTATCCAAGTATCTTGTTTTTCTTACATCTAACTCTAAGTAACTATTTTCAGGTAAATTATCCAATTCTTTTAAAATTGAAGCTTTATTAAAAAATGTTACTTCCTCAGCTAAAGTCATTTTTATTTTTCCATCATTTACATCTTCACCTTCTTTATGCAAAAAGTGGGAGTTTTGAAAACTTTTTATCAAAATGATAAAGATCCCAACCGCAAGTCCTAAACCAATACCTACCAATAAATCCGTAAATACGATTCCTACAACCGTTACTATAAACGGTAGAAATTGCTTCCAACCCATATCATACATTTTCTTAAATAACGTGGGATTAGCTAATTTCCAACCAACGATGAAAAGCACTGCTGCTAATACAGATAAAGGAATTTTATTTAGTAATGTAGGAATCAAAATCACAGAAATTAACAGGAAAAAACCATGAATAATTGCAGAAATTTTTGTTCTACCACCCGACTGAATATTTGCAGAACTTCTAACAATTACCTGTGTAATTGGAAGTCCTCCCACTAAACCTGAAAGAATATTTCCTGTCCCTTGCGCAAATAACTCTCTATTAGTTGGCGTTACATTTTTATGTGGATCTAATTTATCAGTAGCTTCTACACATAATAATGTCTCTAAACTTGCTACCAATGCTATCGTAAATGCGGTAATCCAAACTGCAGGATTATTGATGGCTGCGAAATTCGGAAAACTGAATTGGCCTCGAAATGACTCAAAATCGTCTGGAACAGGAACACTAACTAAATGTTCAGGGCTAATACCAAATTTATCATTTGAAGCAGTTAGAATATAATAGATAATTCCAACAACAACAGCTACAAGCGGTCCTTGTACTAGCTGGAAAAATTTACCTTTTTTAGATAAAACATTACTCCAAAGTAATAAAATCGCCAGAGAAATAAGTCCAATAAGCGTTGCTCCAATACTTATATTACCAATTGCATCCATTATTCCGCTAAACGTGTTTCCTCCATCAACTTGTTGAAACGAAAAATCACCTTCGGGATCGGAATCATAACCAAAGAAATGCGGAATTTGTTTAAGAATAATAATTATTCCAATACCTGTCAACATACCTCTAATCACAGAAGACGGAAAAAAGTACCCTATAATACCAAAACGCAACGCACCAAATAATAGTTGTATTACACCTGCTATTACTACAGTGACAAGAAAAACCTTAAAGCCCTCTTGAAAACCTCCGTAAGTCTCTGTGAAGTCTTGAATTGCTAAAAATACAATAGCTGCTAATCCTGCTGCTGGACCACTTACTCCAATCTTAGAACCACTTAAAGCTCCTACTACGATTCCTCCTATAATTCCTGCTATAACACCAGAAAATAAAGGCGCTCCACTGGCTAGTGCAATACCCAAACACAAGGGTAATGCGACAAAAAATACAACTATACTAGCTGGTATGTCATTCTTAATATATTTAAACATTTAATATCTATTTGTGCTAAAGAAAATTTCGATAGCTAATTATTAATAATTAATTTTTAAGACAAATTTGTCCCTAATGATAATATTAAGAAATGAATTCTGGAGGTGAAAAGATAATATTGAGATGAGGCTTTTGATAAGTTTTGAAGAAATAGGCAGTCTTATTGAATTTTTCCAAACTTTCAATATAAGTTATCAACTTCATTGAGTTGTAGTAGAATATTTTGCCTTCTTTGGTAATATTATTTTCTTTTTCTTCCTCTTCTTCGGTTAAAGAATATAAACAAGAAATATCGATAGAATCGTCGATAACCATAATAACAGAAGGCGCTGTAATAAGCGCAGTAAATATCAAAAGAAAAAAAATGGATGATATTTTCTGTTTCATAGTTGGTTTAAGATTTACAAATATAGGACTAGAATTTCGAGATATGGTTAAAGATTGCCTAAAAATCTTTCAATAATTTGATATCGTCGTTTAGTATCCAGCCCATTTTACCGTCTGCTAATTTGATTTTCTTCCAATTAGATACAGTATCAACAACTTGTACCTTAGTGCCTTCATGAAGCTTAAAAGCCTCTGTACTTCTCAAATTTGGCTCACTTTTAATTTGACTTTCTTGAGCAAAAACAATAGCTGGCTGGTTTTTCTTTTCAAGACCATAACTGTTAAACGCAAATGAAAGCGCTATAAGCGCCAAAATTAAAAAAGACAGACTTGTTATAAATGTAAAACGCTTTTTAGAAGTGCTTTGAGAAAAATAATAGACTAAAAATAATAGCACAAAAAGGATTACCAATACCACCGACACTTTAGCCCATTTATCAAAAACCATTATATTCGTCGCTTTTTTAATAAGTCTGGAAAAACCAACTTCTGGCACAACTTCAATATCATCAATGGTCATATTTTTTGCAAAAGCTATATTGTTCAAAATATCTTTATCATTAGGCTTTAATAATAACGCTTTTTCATAATAATAAATACTTGGCGCAATGTGGTTTAATTTATAGTGCGCATTTGCGATATTGTAATATAGTTCTGCAGAGTGCTCTCCCTCTTCTAAAATAGAAGTGTATCTATTTAAAGCCTCTGTATAATTACCCTCATTGTACAACGTATTTGCTTGTTCAAATGCTTTGTTGCCTTGTGCAAATGATAATGTTCCCAACAGAAATATAAATAAGTATAATATAGGTCTCATCACTATTGTATTTCTTTATCTATTGTTGAAATTGTAGAAGCTGCCTTATCATAATCCTGTTGCATTTCCACATTGGTGATTGGTGTATATCTCGCCAATTCACAGTGGTGTAAAATACTGATAAACTCTTTTACGGTTACTTCATTAACCTGACGCTCCACAAGAATCTCTTCTATTTTTTCTTTACTGAAATCACTCGTTTCAATCTGTAATTTCGCTTTAAGGTAATTATGTAATGCTTTTTCAAGAGCAATATAAAACGCCTCTTTATCGCCTAATGATTTTTTAGCTTCACTAAGATATTTCTTAGCAAGCCTATCTGCTTTTCTTATTTTATTTCCAAAGACATCTGCATTGCGTTTTTCACGCTCTCTACGAAAAACTATTGCCAATGGTATTAATAATAAAGGTGATAAAAGTGAGCCCCAAAATAGTGTAGATTTAAAAAATGGATCGCTTTGTATTGGTTTTAGATTCGCTTCGGTTTTTACAAATGCAAATTGATCGCTATTTAAAGTCACTTCCTTTTTATCTGTATTTGCAGTTGCCAAATTATCGTCACCAGATGAGTTATTGATTGGTCCATCTATAACATCAATTATTATTTCTCCAGAGGATACGCGTTTATAGGTTTCGCTCTCTAAATCAAAATAAGAAAACGAGACCGTTGGAATTGGATATTTACCCTTATACTGCGGAACAATGGTATACGTATCTGCAATTGACCCTTGCATGCCACCTAGATACGTTTTAATAGACTCATTGTGCTCTGGTTCGTAAACTTCCAAAGAACTTGGTAAGGTCAACTTTGGTAGCTGAAACAATTTCAAATTCCCTGTTCCTGTAACTTCGACGGTGGCTTGTAAACTTTCCGAAGCATTTAAATTAGATTTTGAGGTCATCACATTAAACTTAAAATCTCCAACTGCTCCAGTAAAATCATCTGGTTTTCCTTCTTCTGGCAATGGTTTTACGTTAATGGTTCTACTTCCTGCGGAAACGGTACGGTTGGTTTGCGCCATGTGCCTTCCACCAAAAATATCGCGTCTGTTTGTTGGTACCTCAACAGTAATATCTAATGTTAAAGGTTCTATTTCCAGTTTTCCTGATTTTTGTGGGTAAAGTACCGTTTTCCGAAGCACTACAAATCGATAATCTTCTCCTTTATATGTACCGTTTTGCACTCGCAAACCCTTGGTATCTATCTTTTGGCTCCAAAAATCATTGTAACGTGGATTATCAACTTCCCGCCAATTGCTCACACCTGTATTTGGAGAAACATAAAGTTTATAGACTACCGTGATGGCCTCGTTGAGATAAGGGTCAGACTTTGAAACTTCTGCCACTAAATGGATGTTTTCTGTAGCCTGACCTTCTACATTGTAAGGATCGTTAGGTCGTTTAACCTCATCGGTCACCTGAACCGTAACCGCATCTGTTTTATAAATCTTGCCCTCAATTTCAATGCTCGCACTATTTATGGTAAATCTTCCCTTTTTTTGTGGTGCCAAGAAATAGCTGTACGTTTTTGCATAAGAATGAGCTCCATTAAGCCAAGAGTTACTAACCGATGTATTTGGTCCACCAATGACCTGAAAGTTCTCAAAATCTGGCGCGTTAAAATTATCGCCATCCTTATTCATTGTGAAATCGATTCGCAAACGTTCGTTTTGACCTAATTTAGTCTTACTTACTTTAGCTTCAAATTTGACCTGAGCAAACATCATACTCGATGAGAGTACGATTAATAAAATAGATATGTGTTTTATGAGTTTCATCTCAATTTTTTTCTTCGGAAATGTTATGACTTCACATTAATTTTTAATGCATTAGACTTCATTTTCAATATAACTTCTTTCATTGAAAAACCAAGTCCTTCGTTTGTATTCGTTTTTTCTGCAACCTTAGCGGTTACTTCTAATTGTAAAGGCTCAAAATTGAACTCACCTTGGTGTATTGCTTTAATTTCATCCTTTTTTATGATAACCATTCGGTAAGGCTTGCCTTTATACGTTACGTTTTCAATAAGTAGATTTTCTAACTTTATGTCGTTTTGACTAAACCCGTCATAAGTTGGTTTTTCTATCAGTTTCCAATTTGAAATACCAACGTCTTGTGAAACATAAAGACGATACTCAATGTTGATTATTCCATCTACGGAAACTTGATCGCTAGACATTTTGGCAATTATATGAACAGCTTCATTTAAATTATTATCATTAGCTTTAATTGCTTCTTTTTCTTGAGCAAAACCCATACCAACTGCGAATATTGTGACGAACAAAAATAGATGTTTCAAATTTCTCATGAAGATGTAATATGTGTTTCTGTGTTTCTGTGTTTCTGTGTTTTGAACTATAAGTTTGAAAGCTGTTTATTACCAATCTTTTTCTGGTTTTACCTTAACACCTTTTTGTTTTTCGGCATTTATTTTTTCCTGAACCTTTTGTTCATTGTTATTCATCGCTTCCAGCAAATTCTTTATTTGCTGAGGTGAAAGTTGACCTGGTTGAGGCTTAGGTTGTCCTTCTTCTTTTTTATCGTCTTTCTTTTCGCCATCGCCTTTATTTTTTTCATCTTTAGGCTTACCATCTTCATCTTTTTCATCTTCACCATCTTTCTTGTCTTGGTCGCCTTCGTCTTTAGGATCTTCTTTTTTCTCGTCTTCCTTCTTATCTTCTTTTTTATCTTCGTCTTCTTTGTCCTCGTCTTTTTTATCTTCTTCCTTATCCTGTTCTTGCTGTTGTTGTGCAGCACATTCTTTCGCTATGGCAAGGTTGTAGCGTGTTTCATCATCGGTTGGGTCGCTACGCAATGCGTTTTTGTAAGCTTCTACCGCTTCTTTGCATAGTTCCTCTTTCATTAACACGTTCCCAATATTGTGATAGGCTTTGTGTTTTTCTTCTTTTGAAGTTGCGTTTTTTGCAGCTTCTGTGTGACGATACAAAGCTTCGTCGTAGTTGCCTTTGTCGTAGTAAGTGTTTCCTAAATTATAAGAGCCCGCAACTACAGATGGCGATTGAGAAATGGCTTTTCTATACTCCATCTCTGCATTGATGTAATTATCTGCATCGATAAGCTCATTGCCTTCATAGACATAATTTTTAGCATTCTCCAGCGCTAACTGTTGTTCTTTTTCTTTATCTTTTTGTTGTGCAAAAGAAAAGCTTGCAACACAAATTAGGATGTAGGTTATGTATAATTTCATAGATTAAAATCAGTTTTTGTTTTTACGAAAACGCATCAACAAAATGCTTAGCAAGATATAAAACTAGTGAATTTGTTATAGTTAAAGATTTTATAAAATATTGGAAGGGTTATTGTTGTATGAAATATTGGTTAACAAGACCAGACTTTCACATCATAACATTTCCGAAGCAACCCTAAAAATTCTCATTAAATAAATTGAGTCGTTTTAACCAAGCGGTTTTACGCTCCAGAAAGAAAATATCCAAGAATAAAAAGAAAATCCCAAAACCTAAAAACCATTGAAATTGGTCTTTATAATCTGCAAATTCCTTGGCTTCAAATTCAGTTTTATCCATTCGGTTTAAAATATCTTTGATCTCTTTGATAACGTCTGCGGTGTTATTACCATTAATGTAAGCACCATTGGCTTCGTCTGCGATATTTCTTAAAGTCTCTTCATTGAGTTTGGTTACAACGGTCTCGCCTTGGTTGTCTTTTTTGTAGTTGAGCAAAACGCCATTACGCTTGATTGGGATTGGACCACCTTTAACGTCACCAACACCAATAGTAAAAATCCTGATGCCTTCGTCACTCGCCTCATCAGCCACATTACTCGCGACATCGCTGTGATCTTCTCCATCTGAAATAATGATCAACACACGATTGGTTTGCTCTTCATCATCAAAATAGGTTTTTGCCAATTCTATAGCTTCATTGATTGCTGTACCTTGGGAGGAGAGCATATCTGTATTCATGTTGTTGAGAAACATTTTTGCTGAAGAATAGTCTGTCGTAATCGGTAACTGCGGAAACGCTTTTCCAGCATAAGCGATGATCCCAACACGATCACTTGCCAAGCTGTTGATAATTTGTGTGACGAGCTGTTTTGATTTCTCGAGACGGTTGGGTGCAACGTCTTCTGCCAGCATACTTTTTGAAACATCTACTGCAAAAACGATATCTACACCTTGGCGTTTTACGGTTTCCAGCTTGGTGCCAATTTTTGGATTGACCAATGCAATGGCGAAACAAGCTACTGCCAAACTAAGCACAACAATTTTTAAAATAGACTTAAATAACGATTGATTGGGACTCAAACGTTTCAATATTTTTGAGTTAGCGAAACGTTTTTGAGTTCTGTATTTCCAAAATTGAAGTATGGCAAACAGTAAGATAATTACTGGGATTGCCAGCAATATCCAAAACCATACTTTTTCTTCTAATTGAAAATCGAACATTCTTTATATTGTTTATTTGTTTTTTGTGGAACTGTTTAGTTGTTCTCCTCTTTTCGCTTTAAACCTTATATCTTATTAAACCTTATATCTTATCCCTCTTGTCTTCTGTCTTCTGTCTTCTGTCTTCTGTCTTCTGTCTACTGTCCTTAAACAAAACTTCTAAAAACCGTAAACCTGAGCAAAACTTCAATAAGCAGTAAACCTAAAGCGATTAAAATCAACGGACGGTATTTTTCATCATACGTCGTGTATTTGATTTCTTCGATTTCGGTTTTTTCTAGTTTATTGATTTCGTTATAAATTTCTTTTAGTTTCTTGTTATCTGTTGCTCTAAAATATCTTCCACCAGTGACGTCTGCTATCTCGTTGAGGAGCGCTTCATCGATTTCGACTTGCACTCTTCGGTATTGAAAATTTCCGTTAGGTAAAATAGTATATGGTGATAGCGCCATACCGTTTGTTCCCAAACCGATTGTATAGACTTTGATACCATATTCTACTGCGAGTTCACTTGCAATTTTAGGATCTATAAAACCGGAATTGTTAACTCCATCTGTTAACAGTATAATGATTTTACTCTTGGCTTTACTATCTTTTAATCGGTTCACAGAGGTTGCCAGTCCCATACCAATGGCTGTTCCACCTTCAATGATAGTATTGTATTTTATATCTCTTAGCGAGCGCAACACAATCCCTTTATCACTCGTAATTGGTGTTTTTGTATAGCTCTCTCCTGCATATTCTACCAAACCAATTCTATCGTTTGGTCGTCCTTTTATAAACTCTGACGCTACATTTTTTAATGCTTCCAAACGGTTTGGCAATAGATCTTTTGCCAGCATACTTGCAGAGACATCTATTGCCATTACAATGTCAATACCTTTGGTGGTTTTTGTTTTTGTAGTCTCGTCTGACGTCCGAGGTCTTGCCAAAGCAACAATTAAAAATGCAAGTGCCAACAAACGTAATACAAATAATAACGGACGTAACTTTGGAAGCAAAGAATTACCAACCTTAAAGCCTTTAATGCTTGACATTTTAAGTTCTGCAGTTTGTCTTTTACGCTTAAAAAAGTACCATAAAATTGCTAATGGTAGCAGTAGAAACAACCAGAAAAACTCTTTATTTAAAAATTCTATTCCTTCAAACATTATTCTTCTTGTAGTTTTTTAAGTTCTATAGAATCAATAATACGATCAATCGTTTGGTTGGTATACTCGTTTTGATTGTTCCATACCAAGACTATTTGTTGCAAGACGTTTTCCGCAGTAAAAGCAAAAATGGCATATTCTGCTTGTCTAAATTCACCGTCTTCTTCCGTAGG
It contains:
- a CDS encoding tetratricopeptide repeat protein, producing the protein MKLYITYILICVASFSFAQQKDKEKEQQLALENAKNYVYEGNELIDADNYINAEMEYRKAISQSPSVVAGSYNLGNTYYDKGNYDEALYRHTEAAKNATSKEEKHKAYHNIGNVLMKEELCKEAVEAYKNALRSDPTDDETRYNLAIAKECAAQQQQEQDKEEDKKDEDKEDEDKKEDKKEDEKKEDPKDEGDQDKKDGEDEKDEDGKPKDEKNKGDGEKKDDKKEEGQPKPQPGQLSPQQIKNLLEAMNNNEQKVQEKINAEKQKGVKVKPEKDW
- a CDS encoding vWA domain-containing protein, with translation MFDFQLEEKVWFWILLAIPVIILLFAILQFWKYRTQKRFANSKILKRLSPNQSLFKSILKIVVLSLAVACFAIALVNPKIGTKLETVKRQGVDIVFAVDVSKSMLAEDVAPNRLEKSKQLVTQIINSLASDRVGIIAYAGKAFPQLPITTDYSSAKMFLNNMNTDMLSSQGTAINEAIELAKTYFDDEEQTNRVLIIISDGEDHSDVASNVADEASDEGIRIFTIGVGDVKGGPIPIKRNGVLLNYKKDNQGETVVTKLNEETLRNIADEANGAYINGNNTADVIKEIKDILNRMDKTEFEAKEFADYKDQFQWFLGFGIFFLFLDIFFLERKTAWLKRLNLFNENF
- a CDS encoding vWA domain-containing protein; its protein translation is MFEGIEFLNKEFFWLFLLLPLAILWYFFKRKRQTAELKMSSIKGFKVGNSLLPKLRPLLFVLRLLALAFLIVALARPRTSDETTKTKTTKGIDIVMAIDVSASMLAKDLLPNRLEALKNVASEFIKGRPNDRIGLVEYAGESYTKTPITSDKGIVLRSLRDIKYNTIIEGGTAIGMGLATSVNRLKDSKAKSKIIILLTDGVNNSGFIDPKIASELAVEYGIKVYTIGLGTNGMALSPYTILPNGNFQYRRVQVEIDEALLNEIADVTGGRYFRATDNKKLKEIYNEINKLEKTEIEEIKYTTYDEKYRPLILIALGLLLIEVLLRFTVFRSFV